DNA sequence from the Cellulophaga sp. HaHaR_3_176 genome:
AAGTCGCTACTCAAATTGCATATTACCCAATGTATGATATTCCTAAAAAGGCACTTTTTAAATTCGGAGGTTACTTTATGAATATACTTTTCACCCTTTTTGCTTTAGTCTTCGCCTGGCTATTTATTATAAACTGCATGTTGTTTTTTAACATCTAAAAAATTAAATCTATGGAAACTACTATCGTAAACATTTCAGAAATTACAAATTCAGAATCTAATCAGAATCGTATAGAAACCGCAAATTTTTATAACGAAGCTACTGCTGATTATAAATTTTGGAGTACTGATTTCAATATGCATTTTGGTTATTTCATTCCTTTTAAAACAAATCCTTTTAAAAGAGATTCAATGTTGAATGAAATGAATAATCAAGTTTTGAAAAAATTAGAGATTCCAAATAACACTGCTACTATTGCTGATTTAGGTTGTGGTATGGGAGGCACTATGCGGTATGCTTTAAAACGATATAAAAATTTATCTGCTTTTGGAATAACATTATCAGACTTTCAGGTTCAAAAAGGAAACGAATTGCTTAAAAACCTGAAAGGGATTATACTTAAGGAAAATTACAACCACACCTCTTTTAAGTCTAACTTTTTTGAAGCCGCAACAGCTATTGAAAGCTTTTGCCATTCAGGCCATAGCAAACAATCTTTCAGAGAGGCATATAGAATACTTAAACCTAATGGCAAACTTGTAATTGCAGATGCCTTTTTAAAAATAAATGAAGATCAATTATGTAATGGTGGTAAATACGCATATCAAAAACTTTGCAACCATTGGAGTTTAGAAAAACTAGGTACCATAACAGCTGTTGTAGAGCAATTAAAAAAACAAGGTTTCTCAAAAGTTGAAGTTGAAAATATTTCATTTAAAGTAGCTCCCTCTGTATTACATGTGCCGTTTGCTATTTTAGGCTTTACTTTTAAAAATTTATTTAAGAAAAACGGTTTAAAAAAAGAAAGTTATCATAATTTAAAAGGTTCTTTCTATGCATTACTATCTGGTTTACATATGCGTAGTTTTGGATATTATATTATTACATGTACTAAATAATTTAGCTATGAATAAACTTATAATCGTAGGTGGTTCAGGATTTCTCGGAAATGCAATTGCCAAACATTTTGTAAATACATTTAAAGACATTGTAATTTTAACAAGAGGTGCTTCTGAAACTAAAAATGGAATCCGATATACTTCATGGGATGCAAAATCGGTTGGTAGCTGGGCAAAAGAGTTTGATAATTGTGATGTTCTTATAAATATGGTAGGCCGCTCTGTAGATTGCAGATATACTAAGAAAAACAAGAGCTTAATTTTATCTTCAAGGGTTGATGCCACTAAAGTTTTAGGTGAAGTACTTTTAAAAAGTGAAAAACCACCTAAAATTTGGTTGAACTCTTCAACCGCTACAATTTACCGTCATTCTTTAGATCTGCAAATGGATGAAATTTCTGGAGAAATTGGAAATGGTTTTTCTGTTGAGGTTGCTAAGGCATGGGAAAAGACTTTTTTCGCTTCACCATTAAAAAACACACGAAAAATTGCTTTACGAACCTCAATTGTATTAGGGAAAAATGGAGGTGCATTAGTTCCTTTAAAAAAATTAGCTCAAATAGGTTTTGGTGGTAAACAGGGTAACGGAAATCAATTTTTTAGTTGGATTCATATTACTGATTTCTTAAGAAGTATCGATTTTATTATTAAAACAGAAAATATAGAAGGTCCAATAAATATTGTTGCACCACAACCTTGCACAAATGCTTACCTAATGGAAAAGATTAGAAAAAGCATCTCTATTGGTTTTGGTATTCCGCTATCTGAAAAGATATTAAAAATAGGAGCTTTATGTATACAAACAGAAACAGAGCTAATTTTAAAAAGCAGAAATGTAATTCCTGGTAGATTACTAAATAAAGGCTTCGAATTTCAATACCCAACTATTGAAAAAGCGTTAAATGATTTGAATACTACTTCTTAGTTTTTAAATATGCATCATAACCCCCTTCTAAATTAACAACAACATACCCTAAAGAGTCTAATTTTTTGGCTGCCTTTGCACTTCTGCCTCCTACCTTGCAATACACATACAATATCTCTTTTTTATTAAATTCTTTTTCAACCTTAATCATAAAGTCTTTATCAAACCAATTAATATTTAACGCATTTAGCAAATGACCTTCATTATATTCCTCAGGGGTTCTAACATCTAACAACACATTATTATCAAATTCACTTTGTGAAACTTCTGTGATAGATTTTGATTTATTTTGAGCGTAATTAACGTTAAATAAAAACAACAAAATAAGGGTAATAACAAGTCTCATATTATAAAAAATTTACTTTAAAAATAATACTATTTCTTAACAAAAAAATCTTGTAACTTTGAAACTAGCAAAAACTTATATGACTTCTCATTCATTGCACCCTGAAACATGGGTTGATCAATATGCAGATTATCTGTTTAATTATGCCATAACACGCGTAAATGATACTGATATCGCGAAAGATTTAGTTCAAGAAACTTTTTTTGCAGGACTCAAATCTGCCAAAAATTTTAAAGGTGAAGCTGCTGAACGTACTTGGTTGATTGCCATCCTAAAAAGGAAAGTAATAGATTATTACCGAAAAATAAATTCGAATAAAGGTAAAGCAGAAGTTCGGATGAACTATAGCTCTAGTTCCGACTCTGAAGGAGATTGGCTAGAAGAACAAGTAGCCGACCCTTTCAGTATGTTAGAAAATGATGCTATAGAAAATGAAGAATTGGGTTTAGCTATTCAAAGTTGTATTTCTAACTTACCAAAAAAACAATCTCAAGTTTTTATGATGAAAACGGTTCAAGGAATAAGTACTGAAGATATTTGTAATGAACTTGGAATTAATCCGTCTAATCTTTGGGTGATGATTCACAGATCGAGAACAAACTTGATGAATTGCCTTAATCAAAATTGGTTTAAAATATGAATTCTTGCGAAAAAGCTGCAATCATTTGCAATAAATCACAATATAACGAAGCTTCTATTATCGAAATAATGAAGCTTAAATTTCACATGCTTATGTGTAAAACATGTTCTAAATTCAGTAAAAAAAATGCTGTATTAACATCTTTATGCCAAAAAGTTAATTTAACTAGCTTATCTGAAAATGATAAAGCTAAAATGAAAGAAATGCTTAAAAAGCAGGATTAAAAAAATAATAAAATATACTTATTACAACCCACCAAAATATAGGAATTGACTCTATCCAAAAAGATGCATAATATTTTTTTTGATCCCTTTTTGTGATAAACATACAAAAGCCTAATAAAATAAATAAGACTCCTTTAGCAATTATATCTAAAGGCAAGATACTTTCTTTTAAAAAAGTTAAAGCAAAAAAAACTACAACAATAAAAGACCCAAATACTTTGGTATTAGCTACTCCAAATCGTTGAGGTATCGTTTTCAAATCTGGAGAATCATAAGCTAAGTCTCTTATTTCAAAAGGTATTAATAAAATTAAAACTATTAAAAACCGCTGAATAGTTTCTATAATAATATCCCACAGTATCACTTTTGAAATTGCTATAGCAGGAAGAACCACTGTAGTGCCTGCCCAAACTAATGCCACTATAAACACTTTTAAACCCCCTAAATTTCTTAAGTTTTTAGTATGTGGCAAAACAGGTATAGCATATAAACCTGTTAAAGCTACCATTACCAATAGAAAAAGTAAAGTTTCTTTTGACAAAAAAAACATACTATACAATGCTATCAGAAGACATATAATACTGAAAACTTGTATTTTTTTAATATAACGTGTTGCTACTAGAATATATTTTTCGGCTTCTACCCCATATTTTACAAAATTATAAGCAGCTATAGTTCCAAAAAAAACAAATGTATTTAAAAAATTATCTGCCGGAATGTTTAACAAAAAATCTGTTACTTCTAAAAGTGCCAACACAGCTAAAGCAACATGTATACTGGCATTAATATAGAAATTAAAAAAACGTATCAACAGCTTCATTAAACAAAAATAGGTAAACTGTTCATAACCTTCATTTTTAGTTAAAAACTTTAATTTAACCGAGATTCAAAGACTCTATTTTCCAGTAATTAATCATTATTTTTGCGTGACTAATTTTTTGAAAACTACTTACTTAATGAAGACAGACGTGTTTGCATCTCGCCATATCGGCATAAGAGCAGAAGATCTTCCTCACATGCTAAAAACAGTTGGTGTTGAAAATCTAGAACAACTTATTTACGAAACAATACCCGAAGATATTCGTTTAAAAAAACCCCTTGCTCTAGATAATCCTATGAGCGAGAATCAGTTTTTAGAACATCTTGAAAACCTATCTCAAAAAAACAAAGTATACGCTACATATATCGGCTTAGGATATCATGAAAGCTTAACTCCTTCTGTTATAAAAAGAAATATTCTTGAAAACCCGGGTTGGTATACTGCTTACACACCTTACCAAGCTGAAATTGCTCAAGGTAGATTAGAAGCGTTATTAAATTTTCAAACCATGATCTGTGATTTAACAGGTATGGAACTTGCAAATGCTTCTCTTTTAGATGAAAGTACTGCTGCAGCGGAAGCTATGACTATGCTTTTTGAAGTAAGAAGTAGAGAACAAAAAAAGAATAATGTTTTGAAATTCTTCGTATCTGAAGAAATATTACCACAAACACTTTCTCTTTTAAAAACAAGGGCTACCCCATTAGGTATTGAATTGGTAATTGGAAATCATGAAAACATGGATTTCAGTACTGATTATTATGGAGCTATGTTACAATACCCAGGTAAAACTGGACAAGTTTTTGACTATGCTAGTTTTGTTTCGAAAGCAAAAGAAAACAATATTAAAGTTGCTGTAGCTGCTGATATTTTAAGTTTAGTTTTACTAACCCCACCTGGTGAGTTTGGTGCTGATGTTGTTGTAGGAACTACACAACGTTTTGGTATTCCATTAGGTTACGGTGGGCCCCACGCAGCGTTTTTTGCTACAAAAGAAGCCTACAAAAGAAATATTCCTGGTCGTATAATTGGTGTAACTAAAGATACTGATGGCAACCCTGCATTACGCATGGCTTTGCAAACCAGAGAACAACATATTAAAAGAGATAAAGCTACATCTAATATTTGCACTGCTCAAGTTTTATTAGCTGTTATGGCAGGTATGTATGCCGTATATCATGGCCCAAAAGGCTTAAAGTATATTGCCGATACTGTACACACCTCAGCTGTTACTCTTGCGGATGCTTTAGAAAAGCTAGGCCTTTACCAGGTAAACACATCATTTTTTGATACTATAACTGTAAAAACTGAATCAGCCCTTGTTAAACCTATTGCTGAAAAATATGAGGTAAACTTTTTATACAGTGATGAAAATACAATTTCGATAGCATTAAATGAAGCTACTTCTATTGAAGACGTACAGCTTATTGTTACTATATTTTCTGAAGCTTTAAATAAAGATACTATTCAAATTACAGATTTGAAAGAAAACTCTGCAATTGAATCGAACTTACAAAGAACAACTTCTTATTTAGATAATCCTGTTTTTAACTCGTACCATTCTGAAACAGAAATGATGCGATATATTAAAAAACTAGAACGTAAAGATTTAGCATTAAACCATTCTATGATTTCATTAGGCTCTTGTACTATGAAATTGAATGCTGCTACTGAAATGCTACCGTTGAGTTCTGCTAATTGGGGTAATATACACCCATTTGCACCTGTGGAACAAGCAGAAGGGTATCAAATTATGTTGAAAGAGCTTGAAAAAAGCTTAAATACAATTACAGGGTTCGCAGGCACATCTCTACAACCAAATTCTGGCGCACAAGGTGAGTATGCAGGTTTAATGGTTATTAGAGCATACCATGAATCTAACAATGAAGCACATAGAAATATTTGTTTAATACCAGCTTCTGCACACGGCACAAACCCTGCTTCAGCTGTTATGGCAGGTATGAAGGTTGTTGTTACTAAAACAGATGAAAAAGGAAATATTGATGTTACTGACCTTGAAGAAAAAGTAGCTAAATACTCTGGAAATCTTGCTGCCTTAATGGTAACATACCCATCTACTCACGGTGTTTTTGAATCATCAATAAAGCATATTACAAAACTTATTCACGATAACGGTGGGCAAGTATATATGGATGGCGCAAATATGAATGCACAAGTAGGCCTTACAAACCCTGCTACTATTGGCGCTGATGTTTGTCATTTAAATTTACACAAGACGTTTGCTATACCACATGGTGGTGGTGGACCAGGTGTTGGACCAATTTGCGTTGCCGAACAATTAGTTCCTTTTTTACCAGGCAATCCAATAATTAAAACTGGTGGAGAGAATGCAATTTCTGCAATTTCTGCTGCTCCTTGGGGAAGCTCTTTAGTTTGTTTAATATCTTATGGATATATAAAAATGTTAGGAGAATATGGCTTAAAACGCTCTACTGAAATTGCAATTTTGAATGCTAATTACATCAAACATCGCTTAAGTGGAAACTTTGAAGTTCTATATACAGGAGAAAAAGGACGAGCTGCTCATGAAATGATACTTGACTGCCGACCTTTTAAACAAAATGGAATTGAAGTAACTGATATCGCTAAAAGATTAATGGATTATGGTTTTCATGCTCCAACAGTTTCTTTTCCTGTTGCAGGTACTGTCATGATTGAACCTACAGAAAGTGAAGGCCTAGCTGAATTAAATCGTTTTTGTGATGCTATGATTTCTATTAGAAAAGAAATTAATGAAGCATCTGATAGCGACTCAAACAATGTTTTAAAAAATGCGCCTCATACTTTAAAAATGGTTACTAATGATACTTGGGATTTTCCTTATAGTAGAGAAAAAGCTGCCTTTCCTTTAGAATATGTATCCGAAAATAAATTTTGGCCATCAGTTCGAAGAGTAGACGATGCTTATGGAGACCGTAATTTAATATGCACATGCGCACCTATTGAAGCCTACATGGAAGCATAATAAACCCAACAAAATCAATACCTTAAAGCCTTTTCATTTTTTTGAAAAGGCTTTTTTTAAACCTATTATTTTAAAAAAAAGCAATTTGAACATCGGGATTTTTACTATGCATGCATAGCAATGATTCTACTTTTTATTACCTTAGTGCAGATTACACCAATACCATAAGCATGAAAATCGGAATTACTGGAACAGGTTCTTATATACCAACTGTTTTAACCACAAATAAAGACTTTATAAATCATAAATTTCTTAATAATGACGGAAGCACGTTCGCATATGAAAATGATGTTGTTATTGATAAATTTAAAGCCATAACAGGTATTGCAAACCGACGTTATGTTACAAATGATTTAAATACTTCTGATATTGCATTTTTTGCTGCTGAAAAAGCAATTGCAGATGCAGGAATTGATAAAGAATCACTAGATTATATAATTTTAGCTCATAATTTTGGTGATGTAAAGCATGGTCAATCACAAGGAGATACATTACCTAGTTTAGCAACAAGAGTAAAGAGTAAATTAAAAATTAAAAATCCTAAGTGCGTTGCTTATGATATTTTATTTGGTTGCCCTGGTTGGATTGAAGGCGTAATACAAGCTAATGCTTTTATTAAAAGTGGCATTGCTAAAAAATGCCTTGTTATTGGTGCCGAAACACTTTCTAGAGTAGTAGATGATTACGATCGAGATTCAATGATATATTCTGATGGTGCGGGAGCTACGATTATAGAAAGCTCTGATGAAAATGGTGAAATTTTAGCTCATGCTTCTGCTACATACGCTTTTGAAGAGTCTAATTATTTATTTTTCGGACAATCGTACTCTTTAGAAGACACTACAACCACTAACTACATTAAAATGCATGGTCGTAAAATTTACGAATTTGCAGTAACAAATGTACCGGCTGCTATGAAAGATTGTTTAGATAGCAGTGGATTACATATTAGCGATGTGAAAAAGATTTTTATTCATCAAGCTAATGAAAAAATGGATGAAGCCATTGTTAAACGCTTTTATAAAGCTTATGGCATGCAAATGCCAGAAGGTATTATGCCTATGAATATTAAAGAATTAGGAAATAGCTCAGTTGCGACCATCCCTACTCTTTTTGATATGGTAAAACGTGGAAAATTAGAAAATCAAGCAATTGAAAAAGGAGATGTTGTTATATTTGCAAGTGTTGGCGCAGGAATGAACATAAACGCCATTATATACAGACACTAATATCCTTTTTTAATGTACGAAAACAGTTTTCCGAATAAGCGTTTTGAACATACTTTAAACTTTCTTCAAAAACATATTTCGACCTCACAACCTATACTCGATTTAGGTGTAGAAAACCCGTTTTCAAAAATCATGAAAGAACATGGTTTTAAAGTAGAGAATACGAAAGGTGAAGATTTAGATATAGATTTTTCTTCTGTTATAAAATCTGATGCAGATGTAGTTACTGCTTTTGAAATTTTTGAACACCTACTCGCTCCTTTTAATGTTCTAAGAGAAATAAAAAGTAAAAAACTAGTTGCTAGTATACCGATGCGATTATGGTTTTCACCTGCTTACCAGAGCAAAACTGATAAGTGGGATAGACATTATCATGAGTTTGAAGATTGGCAGTTTGATTGGCTATTAGAGAAGGCTGGCTGGAAAATTATCGATCGCGCAAAATTTACTAACCCAATTAAAAAAATAGGCTTTCGACCATTATTAAGAAAGTTTACACCTCGCTATTACATTATTTACGCTGAGCGCATTTAAAACTTTCTAAGCAGCACTTGCTTTAAACAAGTGCTAACTTAAAAAGATAATTAAAACACATTAACCCGATTTTAAATATTTTAATATGCGTCTAATGTCTGAAGCTTTTCTAATGCTTCTGATTTAGAATTTACGTTCAATTTTAAATAGATATTTTGAATGTGAAAATTAACAGCACTTGTTGTAATAAATAGCTTTTCGGCAATCATTTTATAAGTACCACCATTACACAAACATTCTATAATTTGGTTTTCTCTCTTCGAAAAAGAATCGTAAGTTTTCTTTTGAAACATAGAGAATAATTTTTCTGCAATATCATGACTCATTGCAGCTCCTTCAAATTTTATAGAATCTAAAGCATGATGCAACCTCTGCTTAGTAACAGGCTTTGTCAAATAACCATTAGCTCTATTTTTAAAAGCGACTTTAACTAATTCAAAATCACTTTTAGTACTAAGCATTATAACCTTAACATTAGGGTCTATTTTTCTAAAATACTTAATAGCTTCAATACCTCCGATATCAGGGATATCGACTTCAGATATAATAATATCTGGCATTATATCGTTATAAACTAACAAAGCATCTTTTACTGTTTTAAAAATTCCTGCTAAGGAATAATCGTGGTAAGTTTCAAAATAATAACGGTAAGCTTCATGAAATTGGGGATCATCATCAAGCACCATTATTTTAGGCATGTAGGATTTCATATTATGGGGGATTTGGGGGACCAATCTTTCAACTTCAAAAATTGAAAAACCAGAGATTAAACTAATTACAATTATACAACTCACCAAGTTCTTTTTTTTTCAAAAAACATAGCAATGACCTTTTACTATTAAAAATAGTAAACAAAAAAAGTCACTTTTTTGCCTTAAATCATTATGAAATAAATGACAAATGTTGGAGCTTTATAAAAATCAGGAATTAACTAGAAAGTGTGTTCTATTATAATTGCAGGAAAAATAGGTTACAATTATTTTTCGAATATTACTTTCTCTTAAATTAATAAAAGGAGGGTAATTAATTAGCAATTTTAAATCTAAATTGCTTTTTAGGTAATCGGTTAGGTTAAGTTTAGTTTTCATAAATTGGGGGATTTAGGATTACTGTTTTTTATCTTTAAGCGTATTCTTGTTCTATTTCTATTTGGTTTTAATAAAAAAATTATCACTCTATTTAAAAGAAATTATGTGCTTTTAAATTTTACTTATTGCTCTAATTTTTTTTAAAAGTAATAAAATATTGATAACATCAAGAGTCTTTAGTAATCTTTTTCCTACAACATATTCAAGATCAACTAATTTCAAGCAACATTAAAGTCGGTAAATATCTGATTTTCAATCGTTAAAAGTTTATTTTTTATCGATATACCGTTCATCGAAAAGTTTATTTAAAAAGAAAGCTATCGTGAAAACAACTTAAAAAGCCCGCTAAATATTTACATATTTTAGCAGGCTCTTACCTCAATTAAACCAATTTTCAATGCTTAATCTTCATACAAATTAACAGCTGTTGCTGAAAAATCATCTACTTGCATGATCCATTTTTCATCATTATACTTACCATTTAAGTTTGACCCGTAAGCCATTTCTGCATCTTGCTTAATATCAAAATCTGCTAAATAAACATAGTACAAACCATTCTCTTTGTTATAAAATTGTTTTGCATTTAAGCCTTTAGCTTTTAAACCATCTATAAAAGCTGTTAGGTATTTTTTAGTTTTATACACATTTGCAATAACATAATACCCAGATTTCACCCCTACAATATCTGTTTGATTTAATACTTTAATTGGTAGTTTTTCATATTTTTTATGATTTACATTATTTAAAGTATAACTTTTTTTAACTTCCTTATAATCATTAGAAGCTACCGATGTTGATGTTTTATTACTAACTGAATTCTCCCCCTTTAAATCTTTTGCCTTTTCTAAATCGTTTCTCAAAATTCGTACTATCGCTTCAAAACGGTCTTCAAAAGCGTCGTTTCTCGCTGTTTCAATAGAGTCTTGTCTTAATATAAGTTCATCTAAAATTAATCTGTTCTCATAAGCCATAGAGTTATCTTTTTCTTCTACTTCATCAATACTAGCTAACCCTAACCCACTA
Encoded proteins:
- a CDS encoding sigma-70 family RNA polymerase sigma factor, whose translation is MTSHSLHPETWVDQYADYLFNYAITRVNDTDIAKDLVQETFFAGLKSAKNFKGEAAERTWLIAILKRKVIDYYRKINSNKGKAEVRMNYSSSSDSEGDWLEEQVADPFSMLENDAIENEELGLAIQSCISNLPKKQSQVFMMKTVQGISTEDICNELGINPSNLWVMIHRSRTNLMNCLNQNWFKI
- a CDS encoding cyclopropane-fatty-acyl-phospholipid synthase family protein, giving the protein METTIVNISEITNSESNQNRIETANFYNEATADYKFWSTDFNMHFGYFIPFKTNPFKRDSMLNEMNNQVLKKLEIPNNTATIADLGCGMGGTMRYALKRYKNLSAFGITLSDFQVQKGNELLKNLKGIILKENYNHTSFKSNFFEAATAIESFCHSGHSKQSFREAYRILKPNGKLVIADAFLKINEDQLCNGGKYAYQKLCNHWSLEKLGTITAVVEQLKKQGFSKVEVENISFKVAPSVLHVPFAILGFTFKNLFKKNGLKKESYHNLKGSFYALLSGLHMRSFGYYIITCTK
- a CDS encoding TIGR01777 family oxidoreductase, yielding MNKLIIVGGSGFLGNAIAKHFVNTFKDIVILTRGASETKNGIRYTSWDAKSVGSWAKEFDNCDVLINMVGRSVDCRYTKKNKSLILSSRVDATKVLGEVLLKSEKPPKIWLNSSTATIYRHSLDLQMDEISGEIGNGFSVEVAKAWEKTFFASPLKNTRKIALRTSIVLGKNGGALVPLKKLAQIGFGGKQGNGNQFFSWIHITDFLRSIDFIIKTENIEGPINIVAPQPCTNAYLMEKIRKSISIGFGIPLSEKILKIGALCIQTETELILKSRNVIPGRLLNKGFEFQYPTIEKALNDLNTTS
- a CDS encoding methyltransferase → MYENSFPNKRFEHTLNFLQKHISTSQPILDLGVENPFSKIMKEHGFKVENTKGEDLDIDFSSVIKSDADVVTAFEIFEHLLAPFNVLREIKSKKLVASIPMRLWFSPAYQSKTDKWDRHYHEFEDWQFDWLLEKAGWKIIDRAKFTNPIKKIGFRPLLRKFTPRYYIIYAERI
- a CDS encoding rhodanese-like domain-containing protein, whose protein sequence is MRLVITLILLFLFNVNYAQNKSKSITEVSQSEFDNNVLLDVRTPEEYNEGHLLNALNINWFDKDFMIKVEKEFNKKEILYVYCKVGGRSAKAAKKLDSLGYVVVNLEGGYDAYLKTKK
- a CDS encoding 3-oxoacyl-ACP synthase III family protein, coding for MKIGITGTGSYIPTVLTTNKDFINHKFLNNDGSTFAYENDVVIDKFKAITGIANRRYVTNDLNTSDIAFFAAEKAIADAGIDKESLDYIILAHNFGDVKHGQSQGDTLPSLATRVKSKLKIKNPKCVAYDILFGCPGWIEGVIQANAFIKSGIAKKCLVIGAETLSRVVDDYDRDSMIYSDGAGATIIESSDENGEILAHASATYAFEESNYLFFGQSYSLEDTTTTNYIKMHGRKIYEFAVTNVPAAMKDCLDSSGLHISDVKKIFIHQANEKMDEAIVKRFYKAYGMQMPEGIMPMNIKELGNSSVATIPTLFDMVKRGKLENQAIEKGDVVIFASVGAGMNINAIIYRH
- a CDS encoding response regulator transcription factor, whose translation is MKSYMPKIMVLDDDPQFHEAYRYYFETYHDYSLAGIFKTVKDALLVYNDIMPDIIISEVDIPDIGGIEAIKYFRKIDPNVKVIMLSTKSDFELVKVAFKNRANGYLTKPVTKQRLHHALDSIKFEGAAMSHDIAEKLFSMFQKKTYDSFSKRENQIIECLCNGGTYKMIAEKLFITTSAVNFHIQNIYLKLNVNSKSEALEKLQTLDAY
- the gcvP gene encoding aminomethyl-transferring glycine dehydrogenase, which codes for MKTDVFASRHIGIRAEDLPHMLKTVGVENLEQLIYETIPEDIRLKKPLALDNPMSENQFLEHLENLSQKNKVYATYIGLGYHESLTPSVIKRNILENPGWYTAYTPYQAEIAQGRLEALLNFQTMICDLTGMELANASLLDESTAAAEAMTMLFEVRSREQKKNNVLKFFVSEEILPQTLSLLKTRATPLGIELVIGNHENMDFSTDYYGAMLQYPGKTGQVFDYASFVSKAKENNIKVAVAADILSLVLLTPPGEFGADVVVGTTQRFGIPLGYGGPHAAFFATKEAYKRNIPGRIIGVTKDTDGNPALRMALQTREQHIKRDKATSNICTAQVLLAVMAGMYAVYHGPKGLKYIADTVHTSAVTLADALEKLGLYQVNTSFFDTITVKTESALVKPIAEKYEVNFLYSDENTISIALNEATSIEDVQLIVTIFSEALNKDTIQITDLKENSAIESNLQRTTSYLDNPVFNSYHSETEMMRYIKKLERKDLALNHSMISLGSCTMKLNAATEMLPLSSANWGNIHPFAPVEQAEGYQIMLKELEKSLNTITGFAGTSLQPNSGAQGEYAGLMVIRAYHESNNEAHRNICLIPASAHGTNPASAVMAGMKVVVTKTDEKGNIDVTDLEEKVAKYSGNLAALMVTYPSTHGVFESSIKHITKLIHDNGGQVYMDGANMNAQVGLTNPATIGADVCHLNLHKTFAIPHGGGGPGVGPICVAEQLVPFLPGNPIIKTGGENAISAISAAPWGSSLVCLISYGYIKMLGEYGLKRSTEIAILNANYIKHRLSGNFEVLYTGEKGRAAHEMILDCRPFKQNGIEVTDIAKRLMDYGFHAPTVSFPVAGTVMIEPTESEGLAELNRFCDAMISIRKEINEASDSDSNNVLKNAPHTLKMVTNDTWDFPYSREKAAFPLEYVSENKFWPSVRRVDDAYGDRNLICTCAPIEAYMEA